TGAAGtaaaattattttgaagaaaatttgAATTAGAAGAGAGCTATCTGATGCTTTTATAATAAGCCTGCTCATGGTGCTTATATGTTCCCTAGCTGATGAGAGAATTCTGGTGCATGGATTTGAATGTTCTGATCCATGTTAGTTCAGTGTTGCTTCTGTTTTGCCATATTGGTGTGTTtattattcaaatattataattttaatgaAAGAACAGAAGCATGATGAAAAAGCTTGCATTGATTATGGCGACACTTTTCCTGTAAAGTATTGTCGTGAATGATTCTGTTAATATATTTTTAGTGCAAGTTTGTTCATTTTCTTATGAGTCTTATTGAGGTGGTCTTGTCTCTTCTCAGGTTTATGCGTACCACAGATCCATGCCCATGCCAATCACTTCCTACAAGTTTGGTTCCATCGATCCCATTTCTGGAAAAGAGACTGATGATGACAATGGGCAGTTTGTCTCCAGTGTCTGCTGGAGAGAGAGATCAGATATGGTTGTTGCTGCCAATTCCACTGGGTGTATGAAAGTGTTGCAGGCAATCTAAAGAAAAGGTACCCCTCCCTGAGATCAGCTAAAGAAATGGCAGTCCAGTTTGGTGCCTTCTTTCAATCTTGAGGGTCCCGAAGTTCTATCATCCATCTGTTCATATAAAATTGGTTGCCTGAACGCCCCATTCTGTGATTGGGCCTATACAGACGCATAAAGAATTGCTAAGAAGACCTTATGAACATTTGCCATAATGTGAGATGAGAAGCTTCAGCTGAATGTACTGCTGCATTTCAGCCGTAAAGAGTCTGAAGATAATCCGGCACGGTGTTTAGAACCAGTTTCAGGTTTTGAAGATGAAGTTTTTAAATTCCGCAAAAAAATATCACAGCTTAAAAACCAGATCTGCCCTTGCTAGAAGGAGCAGGAGAGaaatggaatttaaaatttagCATAATAGGGACAAGATGAATTTGGACAATGGATATCAGAGCAAGCAGCTTCTAAGATTGAAATCGAATCTGCAAGGTGCTACACTTCATGTAAATTGGATTCAAGAACCTGATGTGGTTCTGGCCCATTTTCCCACTTCCTCCTGAGCACTAATGCTGAACAGGTGTGCAGCCCTTTCtttaagttttgatttagggACTTGCACCTGTTATTGAGTTGTTTGTTCATGAGGCAGTTCAAAAAGCAGTGTTTGCGCGTGCGTCTAACCAAGTCTTAGAAATTCCCAATGTAGTTATATGGAAATGTTAAAATCTATACCCTAGCATTTgtatattttttgattttgatGTATATGATATTTGTTTATTTGTCTTTAGAGATcttgttgaatatttttttgggtATCCCtgtatataattttaattattatgtatgatttttttttttttctttcattcagATCTTGTTCTTTTTGGGTGTGCACGGGCATGTATTTGGCAGTGCTGACAGTATTTAGCAATCACAACCAAGATTTTGCAGTTACTGGGTTACATTGATATCCCTTCTTGGATTAGTTTGTGCTTCTAATTGCAAGGAATTTACATTTACATCAGTAGGGAATTCTCTGAGAGCCGactttttttgaaaaattcttcccTGCATTATGTGCTCTGTAAGATTTGATAGTGTTAGGGACATGTTCTTGAAAAGGCAATGCTAATCATTAACCGACAAGAGGGATTCTTTAGAAACCGAAAAACAAAACTGTATGCCATTATATAAAAGCTGAATCCATACAGCAGTCTTTCAACAAAAGTGAGCGCATATGTGCTCCTCAAGTACAAGTTCCACTTTTCCCACCTTCAATGTTGAAACTTGCTATAAGCCTATAAATAATCTGGTGCAGAAAAAGGAGCAAAACCATGTGAGAGTTTTAACATGGGAAACAAATGTTGTAGACCTTATGTTGAACACAGATCTAGAGTTTATTATCTGTGGCAACTCAGTTAACACATCCACATTTGCGTCAAATGGAAAACTGATAGGGCTCCAATCAAGCCTTCATGATGAACGCAGATCCAGTGCTCCAATTCTTTGTTAAAACCTCCCTTCAAAGCATCATTctataaatctttgaaaaacgaAAAAGGTAGTTGGGCTCCAATTCTCGTCTGGCCTTGAATTTGTGTCGTAGGCACTTTTCATTTGAAATGGCAGCAAGGATGGTGAGGGAGCCAGGGAGCAAGAGAGGCTGTTGGGTTGTCTGCCGTTTCTGTGGGGGGACCCCCCGGGGGGGTTTACACCTAGTATTCTGTGTTTTCGATTGGATCTCAAAAGCTAAAAATGGTGGAAAGCACCTCCAAACATTTTCTAAGAACCTGTATTTTAAGAGGAGGTTGGATATGATATTGAGAACAGGTTTTTGAATACATCCAAAGCAAATGCTGATTTTCTGTAGTCCATGTGTTTTTGGATACCATATCTGAAACCTTAATCAAACACACTTAAGTTTTTGCAGTAACTGGGTTACATTGACATGCCTTGGTTTAATTTATGCTTCTAGCAGCAAGTAATATAATACATGAGAACATCGTTTGGGGCTTCCAAAAAAAATCTGTGTGATAGATGTTGTTTGGAACATGTTCTTGAAAAGAATACAGCCCAAATGAGAAATTTGAGGAATGAAGAATGGGAAAACTGTATCCATCACAGAAAACTGAATTCCTACAGCACAAAATCTTCAAGACAAGTAAAGGCAGTATGCGCCTGAAGTACAAGTTCCTCTTTTCTTACCTTCAAGATGAAAACAACTGGTACCTTCAAGTAAAACCACAAGTGGGTTTAACATGGATAATGCTAGTTTGTCAACTTGAAAATCCTATGGTAGGCTAAAACCAGCAGCTGTATACAACTATGCTATCTCAGAATCTGAAATATGATGCTCGGTTCTTCTACTGCGTCTGTTTGGGGTCACAACCAAACGTAGCTGCTTCCCTGGGTTCATCCTCAAACTTCGACCGCACGGACTCAAGGATGATGGTGATGGTCTTGGTAATTGGCTTCTTGGCATCACTGTAAAACCCATACAAAGAGGCTTTGTAGGTTACAAACTTGTGAAAATGGGAGGAGGCGCTTTGTTAGAttgataaaaaaacaaaaataagttAGAAGACATTATACTCTACTCTGCAGTGCGCACAAATGGTTGAAAGTGTTCAGAGGTAACTAACCTGTACCTCGGCTGGCTTTCAATTCTGAAGATTTCTTAAGGGACAGAGTGGTTTTCTTCTCTGTGATTTCGGAACAGACAGACCTTCCATCAATTGAAAGCAGGACAGGATCTTCCACAGTGCCCAGGTTATCCTCTTCAAAAATTGGACATGCGGCTTCACTTGCAGAATCCCAACTCTTATTTTTGAGGTTCACAGTGGTCCTCTCtttctctacaagtctataaGCAAACATCTGAAATGGAATTTGTGATACTGATGCTGGATCATAACCCCCTTCCCTTGGGACCGTCTTCAGAAACCCTGCCTCTAGGTCGCAGTAATCGACCAGTGGCAGTGGGAGTTCAGGCTCGCTGTGATTTGGGTTCATCACAAGGAACCTTTTGATGTAGCGTAGAATCCTGCAGATGGAGAAGAAACTTGGGCGCTGAATTGGGTCTGTTTGCCAGCATCTCCTGGTTAAGTTTGCAAGGTATTTTGGCGAACAGAATGGAAAGAGAGGCCTCTCCCCTGCTCTTATGTTTCGGCTCATCTTGTCTCCCTGAAGATGACCATCTTCAAAGGGAACTTTACCCGTTAGAATCTCGAAGCAAAGCATCCCAAAGCTATAGACATCGGCTTTTTCTGTGTACTTGGAACCGCAGGCGTTTCCTGGTTTTTCTTGTTCTGCTAGAACCTCTGGGGCATACCAGATAAAAGGATGGTTCCCATTCCCATTACCAGTCCCATTCTGGCTTGGGGAGTTCCGAGAGAAATGGCTGTTAACAGATGACAAGCCAAAACCTGAGACTTTTGCATAAAAATAACCTTCTGTGAAGGGACTCCTTGCTTTGAGGAAGACATTAGAAGGGTTTAAATCTCCATGGTACATCTTTTGGGAGTGGAGATATTCCATTCCTCTCGCAATCTGCAGCATGATATCAACTGCAACTGGGAGAGAGAATGGAATTCGCCTCTTCGGGCCACTCATCTCTTTTATATAATGGCAGAGATCCTTATTCATAAGCTCCATCACAAGAGAACATTCTTTCTTTTCCTCATCGTAAAACCCACAGAGATTCTGAACCAAGTTAGGATGGGAAAGTGCTAGGAGGGAAGAAATCTCAGTATTTAACGATTCAATCTCCCCAAAGAAATGCCTCAAAGCAAAGCTTTCCCCCAACCACTGGATTTCCTTATACTGGCTTCCTCCTCCTAATCGCCGCCTTACGTGGTATTCctttgatcctaacaagattgaactTGGGAAGAGCTTAGCATTAAACTTCTCTGTCCCGCTGATTTTCTTCAACAGCAAGTCTCCAAGCTTCTGTTCATACTTACCAACAGATCCTGATTTCATCTTCTCCTTGATTGTTTCGAGAAGAAGCCATCTATCTTCTCTCCAAACACTGTCGAACCGGCTGCAGAGTTCTCTGGGAACCAAATACTGCTTCCCAAATTTCCACTGGAAAAGTTTTGGGTCATTCCACTCCCTCTCATACTTCCTGTCTAGCATGACTCTCTTCTTCTGCATCTCATCTGGGTCCAATCCTGAGATTTCCCCAGCAGTCTCGATTGCCTCGATGACCACTGGAAAGCAGCAGAGCAAGTTGTGAATGTGAAATTCCACAGGGTCCTTGTTCTGATGGAGGCTGATGGCTTTCCCCCACCAGTCTTTGGAATCCAAACAACTCCTAATGTACAATTCTCCCTCTTTGAAGATTCTGTGAAGCTCTTTCAGAGGCTGGTCAAGAACTTTCCACTTCGTGTTCTTCTCTTCTAATCTCAGGTTCTGCCTTATTTCCTCTGCAATTGTCTTGAAGGCCAAACTGAAGATGTCAAACAGCAAACAGCACTGCCTTTGGTTTATCTGAATGTCTTCTCTTAACACCATAAGAGCCTTCAGGCTTCCCAAAACCTCCCCGATGTGCCGGAATTGCTCCATCTAGACCAAACCGGGCTAGTAAGGGAAGAAAATTATAAGTTCGCAATTTAGGTCCTCTGGAAAATTCGATGATATGGCAACAAAATCCTTGAGATATCAGCAGAAACCAGGATCAACCATGGCCTAACaggtataaaattttgaaataaattaggaaaaattgtttcaaaaaacaaaagcaaaactAAAACTATGTTGCAAATCGGACAAAAATGTGATCACCACCCAAATGAATTAAAAACATGTTCTTCCCATCTCAAAGACGTTTCAGAAGGCAAAGACAAACAACAAAATGCAAACGAAACAAATGGCGTTCAATGAGATTTGAATTACCTACTGGAGAAATTCTAATCCCTCGCCAGAATCTCAAGAACCCAGAATCGAATGAAACCAAAAACGGATCAAAGAACACCCGATTGCAAACGGGTGTTGGGCCAAAGATCCCAATTGCTTGCCACCAAACAAAAACAATCAGGAAAGATCAGCTAGCCGAATGGTATCAAACCCATGCGAAGATTAAACCACCTCGACGAACCAAAAGATGATAAGAGCAATCCGGAGAGAAGAACATCAGAATTTAGGAGGAGAATTGATACAAAGGAGTTGGAATGAATGCCTGAAAATCAAGAATATTTGATGTTCGAAGGAGTTGGAATGAATGAATGTCTTAAAAAAAGTAGGAATAATTTGATATTGAAGGAAGTTGGAATGTGTGTTGACCCAGCACAGGTCagctttgttttgttttgaatgCGTTGCCCTTGAAAAAGTCCGATCTCTTAGCATTCTAATATAATTTTCCCGCGAGTTTCGTTTtccatttaattttttcaaaaaccgTTACTCTGTCTTCTTTGTAACGCCAGGCTGCCACGCTAGTTAGTGCTGGGACATGCGGGAAGACGTCGTTTTGGTGTTTTGCCTCCGAATGAATCACGCCTTTGATTGCCCAAAATTAATTCCATTAGTTATGTTTCGTCGCCTAAATTTAGGATGTCCATGATTGAAGCTTCGTTTGTGAATATACTTTCCCAAGAAAGAAAAAGTTGCATTCAAATGCTTAATTCAAGAGTTACTTCTCCCAAGTCTTAAGACCCAACTTTATAATTAAAGCACAATGCTATTTTCATGTTTTCGTTACGACAAAAGTGAGGTGAGATTTGAATCGTgatcaatataatatatttttcGTATTAAAGAAACTTTGTAGGTAGAATGCAAACACAAATTTTTAGTAAGTTCATGATTAGCATTAAGTAAAATTAATAAGCATAGTTGTAAATCTTTTATTtgattgaaaaaaattaaataattagatcATAGTTGATGCTGAGCGTTTAGGTTAGTGGTAGGCATTTCTACCAAAATCATTGtgtttttaagttttttttattattatttataattggttttagttttttttttatttgtaaataaatGGGAAGTTTTGTGTAGAAGGTAAGGAGGTTTACATTGGTGAAAGTCCGTAAAGATGGATATCAAAGAGAATTGTAGTAGATAGGTGGAGAAAGTTACTACTATGAAGAAGTTATTACATTGTTTGGATTTACTCTCTCACTAATTGCAAAATCAGTGATTTATAACTTCAGGTGAAGACACTATACAATCACTTTAGTTAGGCAGAGGTAAAAATCTAAAAGCTCAATGATGAAATATCATACCTCCTTAATAAGAAAGACCTAACGATTTTTGGGTTTGTCTTCCATTGAATAGTACAATATTTTGAGTCAGTTCGATAGTGCCATTATACATTGTAGTTATATGAGGATatttaaaaaagaataaaaatgtaAGGGTTATATATATAATCgagataatttaattaattatatgataAAAATTTTACAGACGTTGATTAGGACGACTTATGACTTTGATGACTCCAAGTTCATGGGTTAGGCATTGTGCCAGAGGGGTACGGTCATAGGTTGGGAGGCTTTTACCCCTCAGGTGTGTTGCTGCATCATGTCCACGTAGTTATGGTCAAACGTTGAATTCCATTCTCACGACCTGATTTTTGCTCGTTAGGACGTGGCTTTCACGTCTGTAAAAAGCAGAGATGACCGTTGGTGTGTGGTCTACGTGACGCGCACAAGATGCTTTTGGCGTGGGGggagaatttaaaaaataacatcATTTATAGGCAGACTTAGTTTTCATGCTCAACCAATACATGTATGCCATGTGTCAGGACAAAACATGTATTGCACATCGGTCATCTAGCTAAGTTGACTAACCTGCGGTCCTGATCAAGAAAGACTTggaaagaaataaattttatattggaAAAGAATAAGAGTGTTTATGCTCAGAGTAGGCTAAATCGATCCAAACTTGCTCATCAATTTTGTAAAAATCTAATTCTAAATTGAACCATCGATTGTACGATTTGGATTGGTTTGCTTATTAGCATTAAAAAATAGAGTAGATGATGTGTGCTTATACACATGATTAAGTCCAATACCTAACAATTTTAATCTTTTGGGTTAAGTTGGagctcacccatgtgtattaaGCCTACCATTTATGGACTTCTCAGGTGTTAACAAGTAGATGAGTGGAATTGAATTGATGtgatttagctttaaaaaatttGCAAATCATTGTAAGATAGTTACAATGTAAATTTCGTGTGCAGATGTCATTCAAGTTAAACATATGTTGAATTTctcattaaaaaaagaaaaatgatagTACAGAACAACTTACATATTGAGGTCTCCCCTTATTACTATATCTTCTGCATTCGGTTTGGATTAGTTCTGGTTATACATAAATGACCTTCCAGCCAATCTACATGTAACTCAAAACCATTTCTACGGTAGAATTAGTTTGGTTCGAGCAAGTTGAGCTTCTCATTAAGCAACCCTAGAGAGGAAATGTTTTGTCGAATCAATGTGTCGAACCATAATGTCAAGGTGACATGCATTATACACACACTTTTATACTATAATATTAAAAGAGATCGTTGTGGTTTTAAATACCTTCAAATTTCAATCTCAATTTTCtcgaatttttaattttttaaaagcatACAACTAATTTATGACTGGTTATATTTTATGGCTCTCTCAATTTGATTGGTTGGACAAATTATAAATGTgtttaaaaatgataataatatcaTCCTCTCTTCTTTCAGCTGTGTAGCATAAATTTTAGAGCTCCCTTAGTCAAAAAATACTTATTCCAAATTAACTCCCTTCGTATCCCGAAACTCAAAATTGAAGAGTCCGCTGCATGTTTATGCCCCTTTATCTTTCATCGGCGGTTATGCGTAGGGGAGCTCAAGCTCAATGGCCGGAAACCCAATCATCTCTTTGTTATGGCCGTTACCCTTTGCCAGATGAAACTTTTGATCTTCATATTCCTATAAATTCTATTCATTTACCGGAAAGTTTCCTTTATGAATAACATATTCCACCAAACAAGAGCACCAAAAGTGTCTCTACACAACAAAAACGCTTACTAGGTTagtcaatttttaatttttaattttctaattatAATTACCTGCGACCTCCGACATTATTACAACTATAGACGAATACTTTAGAATGCATACATTTCAATTTAGTACAATATAATTTTTAGGATATGAATATTAGCTTTGTTTAAAATAGTTACTATATTTTTGGTGTTAAACCCCTCAATATATAtctaaatattaatcaaatatttAGCAATGAGGAAATACACGTATTATGTTTGATGAAATGCTTGCTAGAGGTGGTTTGATTAACTATATAGAATTTCTTGTTTGATATATGTAGATCTTTCAAATATTCATATCGTAAGGTTTGTTTATTAATATTACacttaataatagatataatcaGGTCTCATCTAGCATTAAACTAGGTTTTAAAGGTGACCAGATCTCGCATCTTATATTTTCTATCTAAAAAAACATGACCTTATCCTTTGGGAATTGAAATATATAGTTTTTTCAATTCATTATCATGAACAACCTTTTTGATATGTTAAACTTTCTTAGCAAACCACATCAACTCGCTTACCATATTACCcataaagaaacaaaagatttatcCTTTGGAAACGATTTACTTCATTCATCTTTACAAACATCCTTTTCCATATGTTAAACCTTCTTGACACCTCTCTTGATCTCTTCCTCACTTTCTGCCTCCTCCCAGGCAATATTATCgcaagcaaataaaaaaaataccatttAACTTCGGTGCATGGAGAGGTGGGGTTAGAGGTGAGGGCAAaggtaggggtggcaaaatgggtcggAACCCAATGGGTGACCCATGATTTGCCTGTTTAAATCAGGTTTGAGTTTAGTAGAAGGTGACCTATTTATAAATGAGTCAACTCGAACCtgacccgtttaataaacgggttagGTGGGTTGGGGTTGGGTACCCTCCGGGTGACTTGTTTaatttgacatatatatatattacataaaaaaatattaattaaagagatgtactattttctacattttatgtttttttgttaagatattaataaataaaataaaagagtgttgtttttttttaaatgtcactttatatgaaattttttaaaaaatcaaaaataaataaattatatgtttaagCGGATTCTAACGAAtacccatttattaaatggatGACTTAGTAAACGGATCAATCCGAATCCGAATCCGAACCTATTTTATTCTTACCCATTTACGATCCATCCAAACCCGACCTGTTAACCCATTTTGCCACCTCTATGCAAAGGAGCGGCTCTTGCAGTCTCTGTCCGTGTTttctttgtgaattttttttcCCCCAACTTGGAAAGTGGAAGTGTGGTAAGTTGGTGTTTGAAAGAAGTGGGTCAGCGTGGAATGAGATTTGGGTTAGGGAATGTATGTGTGTAAAACTCAGATTTTAGGTTTGATGAAATATAATTTGGTTGTTTCGAAATATATCTTCTTAAAACTCAGCTTTGCCCCTATATGATTTAGTCTGAGATAATTTACACAACTTATTCCAAGTGTTTAATGTCtactacaaaaaaaataaaaataaaaaattgcttTGTGTCATATGAGTTGTGTTGTattgaaattttagaaaataattaatattttaaaattatcccataaaattaaattatattttaattttttaactaccaaaaatagttgaattaaaaaatttataattatcaatttatattatatttatgcTTGTATATTAAAGCACGAAGGTTTCCTTTTATGacaatataaatattgaatactaatttttcataattttttattttaaaaaatgtacttaataaatttatttttgattaattatttcatgattaatttaattagtattagtgacaataaaaaaatattattggcaattataaaaattattactTCGATTATTCTTAGGggttatagaaaattttaatttaattaataatagcACTTTATAAAGTACTAATTGTAGTAgcctgaaaaaaaaattaactattaattaattaaatattatttaattaaattaattaagtaaataatatgatgggtatatatatatatatatataataatattataatagatAGTTAAGCTTCCTTTGTAAGCAACCTAAATTGGAATTTAATTccaaaacccccccccccccatatgGCCGGCCTCACCCCCCccaccctctctctcttctcgtGCTCTCCTACtttcttctcaatttctctcaaatctttggTCAAATCGATAATCAGATACCACCACGAGACCCCGATTTCAATTCTAAGCAAGTTAATcaaagcagatttttgatttggggatcttaaataccactccaaggttaaggcAAAAAGTACAAATTTTGTctgttgtttaaaaaaaaaaatttaaccaattaaattctactatttaattattaaattgtagtatttgattatattagatttttagatAAATTcttgagattaaattaaactgcaggattgaATAATATTAGACATTTGGaaatattcttgggattaaattaaattgcaggatttgattatattagatttttgaaaatattcctgagattaaattaaactaaaggattggattatattatatttttgaaaatattcctgggattaaattaaactacggggatttgattaaattagatttttggggatatttttgaattagattaaactgcagggttttgatcatattggtgtttttaatatgttagaaattaaatttaaatatgggaagtagATCAAACtcacgtttttagaatttaattggttaatAGGAGCGTGTGAGTttaggaatattaagataatgGTTATTCTAGGGTTGAATAGATTAAACtgggaaaatatgattttaggattttgagctCCGAATGTCGTGAGCGTTGGTTTAGAGATCTTAGCAGACACCCTCTCAATAAGCAGGTaagaagaataaattataacagatatttttagaaaattaattggTTGACCTAATGTATGTGAAAATTGAGAATACcgtatatggttttggaaaattatgatatggatatttttcctatgattattatattatgattatcagtctaaaattgtgtggcgtgaggaatatgaaataataattttattctaAGAATGTGATTGatactaaaatatatgatttgtaTTGAGAAATGatgtataaaaaaaaacacaaatattttatacagTAATGAAGTTATGAGTTATacagatatgataatatgagatatactgatatgttttatacaaatatgaagatatgagaaactcagatatgtttatatagaaatgatgatgtgaaaaatatagatatgttttatactgaTATGATGATGCGTGATATACACatatgtgtttatatagaaatgatgatatgtgatatatacagtgattttttatacagaaatgatgaaatgagatatacacagacatgaaatgagatataaacaaatatgatgagaattatacagatatgatgagataaatagacatgatgaaatatgaatacagaaatgtggaaatgagaaccctaatggaccagagaTATACagagagcacagtaccgttgctagtatatgtgttagtgcaaccacaggTCTTGTATAGAGTGTGGCGAGACAATCAATTGGGCATAAGAAGAGTAGAGTTACTCCCTGAGGTCCGAACTAGGATTGGGTagaccaatcgtactatagacgtgTTAAGCTTCgatctaacctggtaggccagccacgATTAGGTCTCGCCTACGGGTCGTACAACCAGGTCATGTGAGGTGAATACATGATGATGTGCCATGAATATCCTCGGGATGATTCCTCATTACATATGTGATAATTGTATGTTACAATATGATGAAtaaccatgagttatagacgcgttGTGCTATATGCTAGTGGATACTTATGGGTtagaatatgaaaatgagaaatgaaatgaaaagaaaaaatgaaccaTGCGTTACAAACGCGTTGTgttatatactggtggatactcatgagttagaatatgattatgagaaatgagaaCTTATGaaattgtgtttatatatatgattatgagtacaaatCAGTATGTTTTTCtcagttgatataattatttaaatgaatgtgttatgatatatatatatatatatatatatatatatatatatatatatatgttacaaTATGATGAATAACCATGAGTGACAAATgcgttgtgctatatgctggtggaaaCTCATGGGCaagaatatgaaaatgaaaaatgaaatgaaaaaaaagtgaacaaccatgagttacagatgcgttGTGTTCTATACTGGTGGATACTGAGGAGCtagaatatgattatgagaaatgaaaactaatgaaattgtgtttatatatatgattatgtgtacAAATCTGTAtgttttttcccaatttatatatatattgttagcatatcttcctaagttacccttgtatacCCTTATatcttcctaagttacccttgtagtCTGCCTCCTTTAGTTATAAAAGGATGGCACCTTGTACAGTGTTTATAATATAGAGACTTTCTCccttttaacatggtatcagagcctagagtTTTTTAATCCATTTTTTTTTCCGCCGCCGTCCGCTCCAACCCTCCTTCTGGCTACCCCAAACACAGTAGTACCCTTATTTCCGGAAACCACAGCTGTACCCCTCGTCATTCTTCTGGCTACCTCTTGGTGTTCCCTCGGCTTCTTGATGctgtcattattttttttttcggtgTGTTATCATTGCCGCTCTCCCA
This window of the Malania oleifera isolate guangnan ecotype guangnan chromosome 6, ASM2987363v1, whole genome shotgun sequence genome carries:
- the LOC131157578 gene encoding uncharacterized protein LOC131157578, with the translated sequence MEQFRHIGEVLGSLKALMVLREDIQINQRQCCLLFDIFSLAFKTIAEEIRQNLRLEEKNTKWKVLDQPLKELHRIFKEGELYIRSCLDSKDWWGKAISLHQNKDPVEFHIHNLLCCFPVVIEAIETAGEISGLDPDEMQKKRVMLDRKYEREWNDPKLFQWKFGKQYLVPRELCSRFDSVWREDRWLLLETIKEKMKSGSVGKYEQKLGDLLLKKISGTEKFNAKLFPSSILLGSKEYHVRRRLGGGSQYKEIQWLGESFALRHFFGEIESLNTEISSLLALSHPNLVQNLCGFYDEEKKECSLVMELMNKDLCHYIKEMSGPKRRIPFSLPVAVDIMLQIARGMEYLHSQKMYHGDLNPSNVFLKARSPFTEGYFYAKVSGFGLSSVNSHFSRNSPSQNGTGNGNGNHPFIWYAPEVLAEQEKPGNACGSKYTEKADVYSFGMLCFEILTGKVPFEDGHLQGDKMSRNIRAGERPLFPFCSPKYLANLTRRCWQTDPIQRPSFFSICRILRYIKRFLVMNPNHSEPELPLPLVDYCDLEAGFLKTVPREGGYDPASVSQIPFQMFAYRLVEKERTTVNLKNKSWDSASEAACPIFEEDNLGTVEDPVLLSIDGRSVCSEITEKKTTLSLKKSSELKASRGTVMPRSQLPRPSPSSLSPCGRSLRMNPGKQLRLVVTPNRRSRRTEHHISDSEIA